Within Quercus lobata isolate SW786 chromosome 5, ValleyOak3.0 Primary Assembly, whole genome shotgun sequence, the genomic segment TATGAAGAATTACTCAATGCAACCGATGGATTCTCTTTGAGGAATTTGATTGGTTCAGGTAATTTTGGTAGTGTCTACAAAGGAAAACTTGGTCTAGATGAACCAACTGTTGCAGTCAAGGTACTTAACCTTCAAAAGCAAGGAGCTTCCAAGACCTTCATTGCTGAATGTGAGGCCTTGAGGAACATACGGCATCGAAATCTTGTTAAGATTGTGACTGCTTGTTCGAGTATTGATTTTGGGGGCAAAGATTTTAAAGCTTTAGTGTATGAGTTCATGCCAAATGGGAGCTTGGAGATGTGGTTACATCCTGAAGATGAGCTCAGCCAACTGAGAAATTTAAATCTTCTCCAGAGAATGAACATTGCAATAGATGTGGCTTCAGCTTTGCTTTATCTTCATCACCACTGCCAAACTCCTATCATTCACTGTGATCTTAAGCCAAGCAATATTCTTCTCGATGATGATTTGACTGCTCATGTAAGTGATTTTGGCTTGGCAAGACTCCTTTCGAAATCTGGAAAGGAAGCTTTTCTTAATCAATTAAGTTCGGCCGGAATTAAGGGAACCATTGGATATGTTGCTCCAGGTAATGAGTCACGATTTCACTCATTTTTTAAAGCATTCActgataaggaaaaaaaatgaggaattaaagagaaaattttggcAGTTAATTCCTTCtataattacaaaaagaatGTATCAATAATTAAAGCAAGGAAGCCTATTATAGAATATCTACATATACCCTAACCAAATAAGTAGTATCATAGGATTGAGTAAGAATTGTTCTAGTGTATGAGAGTGCTCTGACTTTTTGCAGAATACGGAATGGGTAGTTAGCTTTCAACTAATGGGGATGTATACAGCTTTGGGATTTTCTTGTTGGAAATGTTCACTGGAAGACAACCCACCGACGAACTATTCAAAGATGACTTGAAACTTCACAACTTTGTCAAGTTGGCATTGCCAGGACGAGTGATGGAGATTCTGGACTAATCAGTTTTCAACAAAGCAGGAGAAAATAAGAATATATTTACATGTTGGAGTGACTGGACATGCGAACATACTGAATGCTTGATATTGGTCTTTCAAATTGGACTTGCATGTTCAGTAGAATCTCCAGGAGATAGAACGGACATGAGAAGAGTTGCCTTGGAATTGCTTTTAATCAAAGGTAAATTCCTTTCGACTAAACCTCATGAAATGAAAATCCAAAGCTCCGTCAACAAGTAAAATTTCTGAAAAGCATCAATGATTGGAATTTTACTGAAACTTATTTCCAAGTTATATTTATGAGTAAAGACATGTAAATATGTTCGCTTTTCTTATCCTTCTACTTTAGTTccctccccccctcccccctttccttttctctcttttttcttttttcaagttttaCTTTCCCAAGTATCTTGCTCTATTAATTGTACCTCATTTATGTATATGATTGTGCATTTTTTATTCTCCGTAAAATTCCTCTTGCTTCACAATTTCTGTCCAGTGTCCGCATGTAAATGTATGGCAATGCTCCTTAATTTGACGTCTTTTATACTAGATGAAATGTCTTCAATGCTCTAGTAATTCGAGAGTCTATTGTATTCAAAAATCTATACATTAATAACATAAAATGAGTCAAAAAACTAAGCTTTTTTGTGCAAGATCTGAATGTTCCAAATAAGCTCTCAAAAGGCAACTCAACTTCTACGGAAATGCCCCTAATTGACAATTCATCACTGGTTTCCTTACTTGTGTGTGAGTACAATTTGTCATTACTCTCTAGATCTATGCTGTAGTCCACATGGGGCCATTAGCTTAATCCCTAGTTTGATTGAATTCTTGCTGCTTCAACAATTATTTAGGCAGCGAAAATATCATTCTAGATGGATGATGTGAGATTTTCACAGCCAATGCTGTTCACATTCACCAATAATCCATACATGAGCAATTTCCTCCTCTAAAATGATGGAAGCGATAACGGTCTCTTAGAAGTATCTCTCTATCATAAAGCCCAGATATGAGCTTAGCAACTGAGTGACAGTCCCCACAAACACGAAGATTCTTCACAACTCGAATCAGTTGAGATGGGCCCATACTAATAAGCCCATAGGCAATTGCTAACTTCTCACTGTGAAGGTTTAGGGCCTGCTCTTTCAcgtcttcttcttcaacaaGTTGCAGGAGATGGGACTTGTTTGGCACATAACCAACTGACTTCAATTTTGCTGCAATCTCATCCAATTTTGAGTAGATTTCCTTAGATAGCTTGTGAGAATTATCACCAACTAGAAACTCATGAACAATTCCGTTGACCTCAATTGAACTACAACCTGGTTCTTTCTTTAGTCCAAAATCTCTCATAATCTTCCTTAACCCTGAAACTCTATCCCATTTCCCTGTTTTAGCATATATGTTCGACAAAAGCACATAGGCTCCATGATTTCTAGGGTCCAACTCAAGCAAATGGCTACAAGCCTGCTCAGCAAGCTCAATATTCCCATGAAGTCTACAGGCCCCAAGCAGAGCCCCCCATACAGAAGCAGTAGGAAGTATTGGCATTTTCTCTATCAATTTGACAGCTTCTTGCAGAAGGCCCGAACGACCAAGAATATCAACCATGCAAGCGTAATGCTTCTCTCCAGGAACAACCCCATAAACTGGCTCCATTTGATAGAATAACCTTTGTCCCTCATTTACTAATCCTCTGTGGCTACAGGCGCATAATAGATTCGTGAAAGTCACAGCATTGGGCTTGACCTTAGCTTCTAACATCTTTGAGAACAAATCTAATGCAGCCCTCCCATGGCCATGCATTGCCAGACCAGCAATGGTGGcactccaaacaaacacatctTTTCTTTCCACCGAATAAAATACCTCAAGTGCTTTCTCTAGATCCCCACACTTAGCATACATGTCAATAAGAGAGGTAGTGAGATGACAATTTAACTTAATCCCATGCTTCTTTATGTACACATCAATCCACCTGCCTAAATCCATTGCTCCTAACTGAGCAGAAGCTGATAGAGCACAAACAAGAGTGACCTCATCCGGTTTTGCATCCTTACTGAGCTGCAATTCACGAAAAACAGCCAAAGCCTCCTTTGGCTTGCCAT encodes:
- the LOC115988413 gene encoding pentatricopeptide repeat-containing protein At2g29760, chloroplastic-like; amino-acid sequence: MQDKDVFSWTTMLDGYAKLGEYDEAQHVFDAMPRKDIAAWNALISAFEQNGKPKEALAVFRELQLSKDAKPDEVTLVCALSASAQLGAMDLGRWIDVYIKKHGIKLNCHLTTSLIDMYAKCGDLEKALEVFYSVERKDVFVWSATIAGLAMHGHGRAALDLFSKMLEAKVKPNAVTFTNLLCACSHRGLVNEGQRLFYQMEPVYGVVPGEKHYACMVDILGRSGLLQEAVKLIEKMPILPTASVWGALLGACRLHGNIELAEQACSHLLELDPRNHGAYVLLSNIYAKTGKWDRVSGLRKIMRDFGLKKEPGCSSIEVNGIVHEFLVGDNSHKLSKEIYSKLDEIAAKLKSVGYVPNKSHLLQLVEEEDVKEQALNLHSEKLAIAYGLISMGPSQLIRVVKNLRVCGDCHSVAKLISGLYDREILLRDRYRFHHFRGGNCSCMDYW